One stretch of Harmonia axyridis chromosome 1, icHarAxyr1.1, whole genome shotgun sequence DNA includes these proteins:
- the LOC123686435 gene encoding opsin, ultraviolet-sensitive-like yields the protein MFTLNFIPLISMFVKFSSAMYVVEKKANYSNGYNGSVPDPIETFKKLYPVSKWKKTGFFTEDYINKINPYWLQFEPAGHFSHFILGVVYIVFLVVGLFGNLMVIFMFLRCKILRTSGNILILNLAITDGLMMIEIPFFLFNTFQEGPALGEKGCLIYGFLGGLSGCGSIMTLTSIALDRFFVIKYPLKRKYSKLRIKMSLIVTWSYAIFFSSIPLFDTEFGTYVPEGLLTSCSFDYLTDHRSIRFFIFTFFTAAWLLPMLVISFSYMNIVQTVVLKTKGKKLGTFKNESFRHMKEEEKNRQEIRLAFIIFFIIILWVVSWTPYATVALLGIFGYKDLITPMGSMLPAMLCKTASCIDPFIYALSHTKFKRELRSLIFGSQREKRKPIKPQHKKKPAMMPIQTIQSSFEDDRFSNDDVEIEFIRVDSITDPRQFMENQTQGDFRDIESDVDELGASCSRWVFKPTFSNRTSSIRRLARSLSQKGSLRSQDSQDQN from the exons ATGTTTACCTTAAATTTCATCCCATTGATTTCGATGTTTGTCAAATTCAGTTCAGCGATGTATGTCGTAGAAAAGAAAGCGAATTACAGCAATGGATACAATGGCAGTGTTCCTGATCCTATTGAGACGTTCAAGAAGTTATATCCTGTCAGTAAGTGGAAGAAGACAGGGTTTTTCACAGAGGATTACATCAATAAGATTAATCCGTATTGGTTGCAATTCGAACCAGCTGGTCATTTCAGTCATTTTATCCTTGGTGTtgtttatattgtttttttggtggtGGGATTGTTCGGGAATTTGATggttattttcatgtttttgag GTGTAAAATATTGAGAACGTCAGGAAACATACTGATATTGAATTTAGCGATAACAGATGGACTTATGATGATCGAAATACCTTTCTTCCTATTCAATACCTTCCAGGAAGGACCAGCTTTAGGAGAAAAAG GTTGCCTCATTTATGGATTTCTTGGAGGCTTATCTGGGTGTGGTTCAATAATGACCCTCACATCAATCGCTCTTGATCGTTTTTTCGTGATCAAGTACCCACTCAAAAGAAAGTACAGCAAACTTCGCATCAAAATGAGTCTTATAGTTACCTGGTCCTACGCAATCTTCTTCTCCAGTATACCTCTATTCGACACAGAATTCGGTACATACGTACCCGAAGGGCTACTCACCAGTTGCAGTTTTGACTATTTGACCGACCACAGAAGTATACGATTCTTCATCTTCACCTTTTTCACAGCAGCTTGGCTACTTCCAATGCTGGTCATTTCTTTCAGTTATATGAACATCGTTCAAACTGTTGTGTTAAAAACCAAAGGAAAGAAACTGGGGACCTTCAAGAACGAATCTTTCAGACATATGAAAGAGGAAGAAAAGAATAGGCAAGAAATACGGTTAGCTTTCATCATTTTCTTCATAATCATACTTTGGGTGGTTTCTTGGACGCCTTATGCCACTGTAGCACTTCTTGGCATCTTTGGATATAAGGATCTCATCACTCCAATGGGTTCAATGTTACCAGCGATGCTCTGCAAGACAGCCAGCTGTATAGATCCCTTTATTTACGCTCTTTCTCACACCAAATTTAAAAGGGAACTGAGATCTTTGATTTTTGGCTCCCAGAGAGAAAAACGAAAACCTATTAAGCCACAGCATAAGAAGAAACCTGCGATGATGCCAATTCAAACTATTCAGAGTTCTTTTGAAGACGACAGATTTTCAAATGATGATGTTGAAATAGAATTTATAAGGGTAGACTCCATAACTGACCCTCgacaatttatggaaaatcAAACTCAAGGGGACTTCAGAGATATTGAATCAGATGTTGATGAACTTGGTGCTAGTTGTAGCAGATGGGTGTTCAAGCCGACCTTCAGTAATAGGACATCCAGCATAAGGAGGTTGGCTAGAAGTTTAAGTCAGAAGGGAAGTCTCAGAAGTCAGGATTCTCAAGAccagaattga